The Pseudomonadales bacterium genome includes a window with the following:
- a CDS encoding amidohydrolase, giving the protein MSTLHNDLDRFIMISTDGHAGLPPERYKEYLPSKYHAQFDQELKESIAIRQNAEKAFLLDEFNNKWRQGIEEELKGAYVSDIRNGVLDNDGVVAEVLFPDGITEHNSPPFGADLGLKTWNVDPELQWAGAQAHNRWIAEFVAESPERRIGLAIVPMCYDIPKAVEEIKWAHANGLKGILIPSVWGEYPAYNSPVYYPIWEACSELDMVVHTHSGPSDEKDMTLPGAVAVYLMEFHWWPARSVWTMIMGGVFEFFPKLKFAMTEVGEFWIPGMIEMMDIRASVKHTSGKLGDFRTHLTMKPSEYFTRNIRVGASALMDRQSVDARHDIGINNLMWGTDYPHPEGTWPKTASQMQECFSGIPSQELDRILGLNAIEFYGLDYARCRAIAEKIGPHKHQFNQAA; this is encoded by the coding sequence ATGAGCACATTACACAATGATTTAGATCGTTTTATTATGATATCTACCGATGGCCACGCCGGCTTACCGCCCGAGCGTTATAAAGAGTACCTGCCATCTAAATACCACGCGCAATTTGATCAAGAATTGAAAGAGTCGATTGCTATCCGCCAAAATGCAGAAAAGGCATTTTTACTGGATGAGTTCAATAACAAATGGCGTCAGGGCATTGAAGAAGAGTTAAAAGGTGCCTACGTTTCAGATATTCGTAACGGCGTTTTAGACAATGATGGTGTGGTTGCCGAGGTTTTATTTCCTGACGGTATTACCGAACATAACTCGCCGCCATTCGGCGCCGACTTAGGTTTAAAAACTTGGAATGTCGACCCTGAATTACAGTGGGCTGGTGCGCAAGCGCACAATCGCTGGATCGCAGAGTTTGTGGCTGAGTCGCCAGAGCGACGTATTGGCTTAGCTATTGTGCCAATGTGCTACGACATCCCGAAAGCGGTTGAGGAAATTAAGTGGGCGCATGCCAATGGCTTAAAAGGTATATTGATTCCGTCAGTTTGGGGTGAGTATCCCGCCTATAACTCGCCAGTGTATTACCCTATCTGGGAAGCCTGCTCTGAATTAGATATGGTGGTGCATACGCATTCAGGCCCTTCAGATGAAAAAGATATGACTTTGCCGGGCGCCGTTGCTGTTTACCTGATGGAGTTTCACTGGTGGCCAGCACGTTCAGTCTGGACCATGATCATGGGCGGCGTATTTGAGTTCTTCCCTAAATTAAAATTTGCGATGACTGAAGTGGGTGAGTTTTGGATTCCAGGCATGATTGAAATGATGGATATTCGAGCCTCTGTGAAACACACTTCCGGCAAGTTGGGTGACTTTCGTACCCATCTCACGATGAAGCCGTCAGAATATTTTACCCGCAATATTCGTGTTGGTGCCTCGGCCCTGATGGATAGGCAGTCGGTAGATGCGCGTCACGATATTGGCATTAATAACCTCATGTGGGGCACAGATTACCCGCATCCAGAGGGAACATGGCCAAAAACTGCTAGCCAAATGCAGGAATGTTTTAGTGGCATCCCAAGTCAAGAATTAGACCGTATTCTTGGTCTTAACGCGATTGAGTTTTATGGTTTGGACTATGCTCGCTGCCGGGCTATTGCTGAAAAGATTGGTCCACACAAGCATCAATTTAATCAAGCCGCTTAG
- the ubiE gene encoding bifunctional demethylmenaquinone methyltransferase/2-methoxy-6-polyprenyl-1,4-benzoquinol methylase UbiE, translating to MFDETMSDKNTTHFGYETVNTDEKAGKVAEVFHSVAAKYDIMNDLMSAGIHRIWKQFTIEASCVRRGHKVLDIAGGTGDLAAKFSKIVGPEGQVILSDINASMLNVGRDKLTDKGLVSNLDYVQANAECLPFADNLFDCITIAFGLRNVTDKDQALRSMYRILKPGGRLLVLEFSKPQHQLLEKAYDLYSFKVLPKMGQLVADDADSYQYLAESIRMHPDQATLKAMIDEAGFDRSEYHNMTGGIVALHIGVKL from the coding sequence ATGTTCGATGAGACTATGAGCGATAAAAATACTACCCACTTCGGCTATGAAACGGTTAATACCGATGAAAAAGCGGGCAAGGTCGCCGAGGTTTTCCACTCGGTAGCAGCAAAATATGACATTATGAACGATCTTATGTCAGCCGGTATTCACCGTATTTGGAAACAATTTACGATTGAGGCCAGCTGCGTTAGACGTGGCCATAAAGTCTTGGATATTGCCGGCGGTACCGGCGACTTAGCGGCCAAGTTCAGTAAAATTGTTGGCCCTGAGGGACAGGTTATTTTGTCTGATATCAATGCCTCGATGCTGAATGTCGGTCGCGATAAATTAACCGATAAAGGTCTAGTCAGTAATCTCGACTATGTTCAGGCCAATGCCGAATGCCTACCATTTGCTGACAATTTATTTGACTGCATCACCATCGCCTTTGGTCTGCGCAACGTTACTGATAAAGATCAGGCATTGCGCTCAATGTACCGAATTTTAAAACCCGGTGGCCGTCTACTGGTGCTAGAATTTTCAAAGCCACAGCACCAGCTACTGGAAAAAGCCTATGACCTTTATTCATTCAAGGTGCTGCCAAAAATGGGGCAACTGGTCGCTGACGATGCCGATAGCTATCAGTATTTGGCTGAATCGATTCGTATGCATCCAGACCAGGCCACGTTAAAAGCGATGATTGACGAGGCCGGCTTTGACCGCAGCGAATATCACAATATGACTGGCGGCATTGTCGCGCTGCACATCGGCGTAAAGTTATAA